In Labrus mixtus chromosome 3, fLabMix1.1, whole genome shotgun sequence, a single window of DNA contains:
- the gpr17 gene encoding uracil nucleotide/cysteinyl leukotriene receptor — MESANTELPFLLSNQSSESCAVDTTVENTLFGCFYILVFFLALNGNSLALWIFSHQRGSSSPANIFLIHLAVADLSYVVILPLRATYHLTGGHWPFGEVPCRVAGFLFYVNMYASLYFLACVAGDRYLAVVHAVRSLKVRRARYAHIISFSLWALVTVSMAPLLITHQTTEVDGVTVCLQLYREKASRNALISLAVAFTPPFLATLSCYLLIIHSLRRGSRLEPALKMRALRTIGLVMLIYVVCFLPYHVSRATFILGYNHPGVSCQTRRGLSLANRLTSSLTCLNGAMDPLIYLFGAEKFRGTLKRLFCKDKAGVSGATSGELKGTHESSVSAKSEF; from the coding sequence ATGGAGTCTGCTAACACAGAGCTGCCCTTCCTGCTGTCCAATCAGTCATCAgagagctgtgcagtggacacGACAGTGGAGAACACCCTGTTTGGATGCTTCTACATCctggttttctttttagctCTGAACGGAAACAGCCTGGCTCTCTGGATCTTCTCCCATCAGCGaggctcctcctctcctgctaaCATCTTCCTGATTCACCTCGCTGTGGCGGACTTATCGTACGTGGTCATTCTCCCCCTGAGGGCCACCTACCACCTCACTGGAGGACACTGGCCCTTTGGTGAGGTGCCCTGCAGAGTGGCcggctttttattttatgtcaaCATGTATGCCAGTTTGTACTTCCTGGCCTGTGTGGCGGGGGATCGCTACCTGGCAGTGGTTCATGCTGTGAGGTCGCTGAAGGTCCGTCGTGCTCGCTACGCTCACATCATCAGCTTCTCTCTCTGGGCCCTGGTTACGGTCTCCATGGCACCGCTGCTGATCACCCACCAGACTACAGAGGTGGATGGCGTGACAGTGTGTTTGCAGCTGTACAGAGAGAAGGCCTCACGCAACGCCCTCATCTCACTGGCTGTGGCCTTCACCCCACCGTTCCTCGCCACCCTGTCCTGTTACCTGCTCATTATTCACAGTCTGCGCCGTGGCTCCAGGCTAGAGCCAGCTCTCAAAATGAGGGCCCTGCGCACCATTGGTTTGGTTATGCTCATCTATGTGGTCTGTTTCCTGCCGTATCATGTGAGCAGGGCCACGTTCATCCTGGGCTACAACCATCCCGGCGTCTCCTGCCAGACCCGCAGAGGTCTGAGCTTGGCCAACCGCCTCACCTCCTCCCTCACCTGTCTGAACGGCGCCATGGACCCTTTGATCTACCTGTTTGGAGCTGAGAAGTTTCGAGGCACCTTAAAGCGTCTGTTCTGCAAAGACAAGGCGGGGGTGTCAGGAGCCACCAGCGGGGAATTAAAGGGAACACATGAAAGCTCTGTGAGCGCCAAGTCAGAGTTTTGA